In Trueperaceae bacterium, one DNA window encodes the following:
- the zapE gene encoding cell division protein ZapE: MHDPTRLAVADLAAPTPRGASLASFVPPPRFGTTDFASYAPSDPTQATARDRVAAFAEAAAQPRRSAPWRRRRSGAGLYLDGGFGVGKTHLLAAAWHAAPLPEAAKRYLSFQELVFVLGVLGRDGAAEAFADVRLLCLDEFELDDPGNTLLIATFLRGAFARGTDVLTTSNTDPAAQGRGRFAAQDFRREIQGIADRFEVVRLEGPDHRAGRREGGWTPSDALDAAVASADGTVAVGTGADLHGVLERHHPVRYRDVLAGVDALALRDLAPIAGQNEALRFVHFVDKAYDLGVGLRAHGTAPPEALFDARYREGAYAKKHHRALSRLAEMLADPFPRGAAR, from the coding sequence GTGCACGACCCGACCCGCCTCGCCGTCGCCGACCTCGCCGCCCCCACCCCGCGGGGGGCGTCGCTCGCGTCGTTCGTCCCACCCCCCCGGTTCGGGACGACCGACTTCGCCTCGTACGCCCCGAGCGACCCGACACAGGCGACCGCCCGCGACCGCGTCGCGGCCTTCGCCGAGGCCGCCGCCCAGCCCCGCCGGTCGGCGCCGTGGCGCCGCCGCCGCAGCGGGGCGGGGCTGTACCTCGACGGCGGGTTCGGGGTCGGCAAGACGCACCTGCTCGCCGCAGCGTGGCACGCCGCCCCGCTTCCCGAGGCGGCGAAGCGCTACCTGTCGTTCCAGGAGCTCGTGTTCGTGCTGGGGGTCCTCGGTCGGGACGGAGCGGCGGAGGCGTTCGCCGACGTCCGGCTGTTGTGCCTCGACGAGTTCGAACTCGACGACCCCGGCAACACCCTCCTCATCGCGACGTTCCTCCGCGGCGCGTTCGCGCGCGGCACCGACGTCCTCACGACGTCGAACACCGATCCGGCGGCGCAGGGGCGGGGCCGGTTCGCGGCGCAGGACTTCCGGCGCGAGATCCAGGGGATCGCCGACCGCTTCGAGGTCGTCCGCCTCGAGGGCCCCGACCACCGCGCCGGCCGGCGCGAGGGGGGCTGGACGCCGTCGGACGCCCTCGACGCCGCCGTGGCGTCGGCCGACGGCACGGTCGCGGTGGGGACCGGCGCGGACCTGCACGGTGTCCTCGAGCGCCACCACCCGGTCCGCTACCGCGACGTCCTCGCGGGGGTCGACGCGCTCGCGCTGCGCGACCTCGCGCCGATCGCCGGCCAGAACGAAGCGCTTCGCTTCGTGCACTTCGTCGACAAGGCGTACGACCTGGGGGTCGGCTTGCGCGCGCACGGCACGGCCCCGCCGGAGGCGCTGTTCGACGCGCGCTACCGCGAGGGGGCCTACGCGAAGAAGCACCACCGGGCGTTGTCGCGGCTCGCGGAGATGCTGGCCGATCCGTTCCCGCGCGGCGCGGCGCGCTGA